From the genome of Edaphobacter dinghuensis, one region includes:
- a CDS encoding TolC family protein: MSRLSGLFLPLVLILTAFQPLHAQHAPLSPDAPWQPTHNLFGSGPTPLYRHEATLDNDTVYTLGQLIDIAEENNPSTHAAWARARAAAASVGIAKSELYPTIIAAAAGSTFLNPPLLYKTFVIQDIGAFETALKINYTLVDFGARRDEIDASKARLLAANLSFNNEQLVLIQQVSSAYYKLLNTIGLREAAEVNLHDAQTVEDAVRDRKANGLATLPDLLEARAATAKADYELQSTLGAEKTAFGDLSTVMTASPTSPFKVQELKDLVIPDTMNQTVEEAIQSAYQTRPDLLSDIEHVKAADAELKYAHSAYYPKLEFDGSKGWLRAWGQQESYEGTYGKTYTYDAKLSLTWTVFDGLKRENRISQAKAERAAAEEEVREREDKIADHVWGDYADATTALQQRVAATSLLNASSESYNASVESYKDGVRNILDVLSAERDLAQARAVDVTARTQVLQTFMDLAFRTGSLLTDHPKGNHP, from the coding sequence GTGAGCCGATTATCTGGACTATTTTTACCTCTGGTGCTGATCCTTACAGCATTCCAGCCACTCCACGCACAACATGCTCCGCTGTCTCCCGACGCTCCGTGGCAACCGACTCACAATCTCTTCGGAAGCGGCCCCACCCCGCTCTATCGCCACGAAGCGACCTTGGACAACGACACGGTATACACCCTTGGGCAATTGATCGACATCGCCGAGGAAAACAACCCCTCCACCCATGCCGCATGGGCGCGCGCACGAGCTGCGGCCGCATCGGTTGGCATCGCCAAAAGCGAGCTTTACCCGACGATTATTGCGGCAGCAGCCGGAAGCACCTTCCTCAACCCGCCGCTGCTCTATAAAACTTTCGTAATTCAGGATATCGGCGCCTTCGAAACAGCATTGAAGATCAACTACACGCTGGTCGACTTTGGAGCGAGGCGTGACGAGATCGACGCCTCCAAGGCGCGACTGCTTGCGGCCAACCTCAGCTTCAACAACGAGCAGCTGGTTCTCATCCAGCAAGTGTCGTCTGCCTACTACAAGCTCCTCAATACAATCGGACTTCGCGAGGCGGCCGAAGTTAACCTGCACGACGCGCAGACCGTCGAAGACGCCGTCCGTGATCGCAAGGCAAATGGTCTGGCGACTCTGCCCGATCTGCTTGAGGCACGTGCTGCAACGGCCAAGGCAGATTACGAGCTGCAAAGCACGCTGGGTGCCGAAAAGACCGCGTTCGGCGATCTTTCCACCGTCATGACCGCGTCTCCCACCAGCCCCTTCAAGGTTCAGGAGCTCAAAGACCTTGTGATTCCCGACACCATGAATCAAACGGTCGAAGAGGCTATCCAGAGCGCTTACCAGACTCGCCCCGATCTGCTGTCCGACATCGAACATGTAAAGGCTGCCGACGCAGAGCTGAAATACGCACACTCCGCTTACTACCCCAAACTCGAGTTCGACGGCTCCAAAGGCTGGCTTCGCGCCTGGGGACAACAGGAAAGCTACGAAGGGACCTACGGCAAGACCTATACCTACGACGCCAAGCTCAGCCTTACCTGGACCGTATTTGATGGCCTAAAGCGAGAAAACCGGATCTCGCAGGCAAAGGCCGAGCGAGCCGCTGCCGAAGAAGAGGTTCGCGAGCGCGAAGATAAGATCGCCGACCATGTATGGGGAGACTACGCTGACGCCACCACTGCCTTGCAGCAACGAGTGGCAGCGACCTCTCTGCTCAACGCCTCGTCCGAGTCATACAACGCATCGGTCGAATCCTACAAAGACGGCGTCCGTAACATTCTCGACGTGCTCTCTGCCGAGCGTGATCTCGCACAGGCAAGAGCCGTCGATGTGACCGCTCGCACCCAGGTACTTCAGACATTTATGGACCTGGCCTTCAGAACTGGCTCCCTCCTCACCGACCACCCGAAAGGCAACCATCCGTGA
- a CDS encoding YtcA family lipoprotein codes for MSIKRFVAALGASVTVAGLSGCAFSPSINVLGSYFPAWIVCCAIAIGITTLMHYLFSRWKLVDQLWPLPFLYPCLISFVSCFLWLVFFR; via the coding sequence ATGTCAATCAAGCGATTCGTCGCTGCCCTCGGCGCTTCAGTAACCGTTGCGGGACTAAGCGGATGCGCCTTCTCTCCTTCCATTAACGTCCTCGGGTCGTATTTCCCCGCATGGATCGTCTGTTGCGCTATCGCCATCGGCATCACCACTCTGATGCACTATCTGTTCTCGCGCTGGAAGCTCGTCGATCAGCTTTGGCCGCTTCCCTTCCTTTATCCATGCCTGATCAGCTTTGTGAGCTGCTTTCTTTGGCTTGTCTTCTTTCGATAA
- a CDS encoding HlyD family efflux transporter periplasmic adaptor subunit has translation MSDNTQSSRYTLRGHLISGFIVAGALITGAATIYAVNNYPRTDDAEVVANVIGMAPLVAGPVVELPVKDNEFVKKGSLLYKIDDRPYLYALQDALAAQKRLEGEIENETRRINAQESTVDVSNASRQNAVANETRADDEIAVSEAAIAQASAALTQAQADADYAVSNLHRIEPLLAKEFVTPDDVHKARSLAEAKTAAVEQARSALTLAKAKLLATTAQKQQAIAQLTQAEAQVKESSEAVLVLAPLIAQRESRAAAVRLAQYNYEQCSVVAPFDARVTNMTISEGDYAKIGQQLFTLIDTRTWWVLANFRETQIQHLQVGTPADIYLMANLHTQLKGYVESVGYGVTPDPDVVGKLSQGLPDVQRTLNWVRLASRYPVRVRISNPPPGGLRVGEVAIVGMRPKS, from the coding sequence TTGAGCGACAACACACAATCATCGAGATACACCCTGCGCGGACATCTGATCAGCGGTTTCATTGTGGCTGGTGCCCTGATCACCGGCGCAGCGACGATCTATGCGGTCAACAACTATCCCCGAACCGACGACGCCGAAGTCGTAGCAAACGTAATCGGAATGGCTCCGCTGGTAGCTGGCCCGGTCGTGGAGCTGCCGGTCAAAGATAACGAGTTCGTCAAAAAAGGCAGCCTGCTTTATAAGATCGATGATCGCCCCTACCTATATGCCTTGCAGGACGCTCTGGCAGCGCAGAAGCGGCTTGAGGGAGAGATCGAAAACGAGACCCGCCGCATCAACGCGCAAGAGAGCACGGTCGATGTTTCAAATGCAAGCAGGCAGAATGCGGTTGCCAACGAAACGCGCGCCGACGATGAGATCGCAGTAAGCGAGGCGGCCATCGCTCAGGCTAGCGCCGCTCTTACCCAAGCGCAGGCCGATGCCGACTACGCCGTCAGTAACCTGCACCGCATCGAACCGTTGTTGGCAAAAGAATTTGTTACGCCTGATGATGTGCATAAGGCAAGATCGCTCGCCGAGGCCAAGACCGCCGCCGTTGAACAAGCACGTTCAGCCCTCACCTTGGCTAAGGCAAAGCTTCTCGCAACTACAGCCCAAAAACAACAGGCAATCGCGCAGCTCACCCAGGCCGAGGCCCAGGTCAAAGAATCCTCCGAAGCCGTTCTCGTCTTAGCTCCACTGATCGCGCAGCGAGAGAGCAGAGCAGCCGCTGTCCGCCTTGCGCAATATAACTATGAACAGTGCAGCGTCGTCGCTCCCTTCGATGCACGCGTTACCAACATGACCATCTCCGAAGGAGACTACGCCAAGATAGGACAACAACTGTTCACGCTGATCGACACCCGAACCTGGTGGGTGCTGGCCAACTTTCGCGAGACGCAGATTCAGCACCTGCAAGTTGGAACTCCGGCCGACATCTATCTCATGGCCAATCTCCACACGCAGCTCAAAGGTTATGTAGAGAGCGTAGGATACGGCGTCACACCAGACCCCGACGTAGTAGGCAAACTATCTCAGGGACTTCCCGACGTTCAGAGGACCCTCAACTGGGTGAGGCTCGCATCGCGATATCCTGTGCGCGTCAGAATCTCGAATCCACCTCCGGGTGGGCTGAGAGTTGGCGAGGTTGCCATCGTGGGGATGCGGCCGAAGTCATGA